Sequence from the Mastomys coucha isolate ucsf_1 unplaced genomic scaffold, UCSF_Mcou_1 pScaffold13, whole genome shotgun sequence genome:
NNNNNNNNNNNNNNNNNNNNNNNNNNNNNNNNNNNNNNNNNNNNNNNNNNNNNNNNNNNNNNNNNNNNNNNNNNNNNNNNNNNNNNNNNNNNNNNNNNNNNNNNNNNNNGAGGCTCCACACCAGTAGCAGGAGAGCTCCCCATGGGTGGAGGTCTGGAAGCCTTACTTGAAGGAGGTAGATGATCCACTGGAGGTGGTCCAGAAGTTTCTGGGGCTGAAATGTTTGCATCAAGCAACAAGGCTTAGTCCTCTGCAATTCTCATTTTATTCCTATCTTCTCATTTCACTTAACTTTGTTCATAGAATTGACTCAAATACAAATTATCATCATGCTATGAACGTACAAATAGGCTCTAAAGTATTTGCTATCAAAAACCCCTtcatattctattttctcttccttcttttaaagaactgctctacatagccttggctgtcctgaaacttgagtTTAATGTTTTTTAGATCAAGCTCAACTCAGACTCAAGAGAGATCCAACTACTTCTGAAAATTAATTACAGAAATGTTAAATCTCTCTTATCTCTACCTTATTTAGTCTTTACTATTGATTTAAGATTTAATTCTAACCAGTATTCTCTATGCATTCTTTAGGTGCTAGAGATCCCTAAGGCTGTCTTAGGTTCATCTTTAGGCCTCTCTACCCACACCCTCTCCTTTGGGAGAggaccaaaccaaatcaaataaaGCATACCACCACCTTCCAACCCTCCATTTaggaaaatatatgcatatattttggaGCACTCTAAAGTCTCTGAACTAGGCCAATATTTCACGTGTCATTTTATCTTGATAGCGTGGGATCAAAAATACTGTTAGTTTGTTCACCGTTTTTTAGTAGCATTCAAACAGTTCCTGGCTCTTGACAGCTTCCTGACAGGTGTTCAGTAAACACCGATTAAACAAACGAGTAAATAGCAAAATCTAAGATGTTTATAACACTAAGACTATAGGATCCTGGGAAGAGATCTAGGCAAGAAAAATTGAAAACCGTCTAAATGAGagtatgggggctggagagatggctcagtggttaagagcactgactgctcttccgaaggtcctgagttcaaatcccagcaaccacatgaaggctcacaaccatctgtaatgaggtcagatgccctcttctagggtatctgaagtacagctacagtgtacctaaatataataaaataaatcttttaaaaaaaaaagtatggagtCCTTTTTATCCAACATACCGTTTGCTAAAAAGATCGGGCTCAAAAAGCGCCTTCGCTGAGCCTTGGATTCCCAGCCCTTCTTACAGAGTCCTTGAGGAAAACAGGTCGATGGGACAGGCTTACCCCACACACCATCTATTCTTTTTTGTACAGGATTCTGCCCACAGCCCTCACCCACCTCTAGGGGATCCATCTTGTGGGGCCGCGATCCTCTTAGTCAGTGGAGTGCGTTTGGGTCCACCAGTCTGAGTCTGCAGCCCGTAGGAGAATTGTGGCGGGTCGTTCCAGCCGCGCTCCTTGTTGCCTGCGAAGGCGAGGAAGTGTGTGAAACGAGACCAGGAACCCAAGAGACCAACAGAGGATACACTGGGGTTGAGGGTACGGGAGAGGGCGAGTACCACCAGCCCGCCGGCCGTGCTCACCGGGCTTCACGTACAGCTCCGCCATCTCCACTTCCGCACCGCCAGCGGGGCATCACGTCATTTCCGGGGCGGTAGCTCGCTCACTCACTCAAGCTGCCTggtggtacaggaggagctgccTAGAGAGCCCAGCACCAGTTCTTTAAAGGACAACTGACTAATCTGGGGACCTTATCACGGGATACCAAATAGGTAGTTTTTTCTAATGTCTCCTAGTTTGTTCTCAGAAGCAAATTCAAACACCCTAAGTTCCTGCTCTAACCACATACGTCCACCTCTGGAAGGTCACATATTAGTAGACTGCCCTGCACAAtctttacattcattcattttctctagGCTTGCTAACAAGAGCTCATCTTCAGTACTTAGATACGTTAACTCTTCAGAAGTCTTCTGACATGCCTTGGACAAGTGTCATCTGAGCTCCAACAACCCTCTGTTAACTCCTGGTTAGACTCCATGgtatcttctgtcttctctgattTGGTTGTTTCTCCTCTGAAAGTCTCAGAAGGAACCCCTTACAAGTAGGCCTACTTTAATATCTGATATAGAAAAGCTCTTAGAAATTgtttgatgaatgaatgagtcagATTTCCATTATGAACCATGCCCTAATAATGACTACTGGCAGTCACCAACACCAAGCATACATACCCACCTCACACAGGCGGATGGCCCCCAATCTTAGCCCAGGTCAATATACTCATAACTAGTGAGGTCACTGAGGGATTTTTATTTGCACTGATTCTGCTATAAAGTTGCTGAGGTAGAGCCAATTGTCCAGGGCTGGACAGGGGCAAGGagcaaaaggacccaaggaaaggGGTGCCACGGGCCTAAGTTATAGTGCAGGGCCTCTCAGTCATCCATATAAACAATGAACTTGGTAATAAATACAGAGTAGGCAAGGATCGGGGATGGGCAGGAAGGTGTGAGGCTCCAGAACCCTAGGGACTGGAAGAGTATagagcctctttccccagccctcTAAGATCAATTTAGGACATATGGAGAAGAGAAGGTTTTAGCCTGAAGGCATCAAGAAATGAGAAGACACCCCGCTTTCGAGGAGCTGCTCCagcacccccaacccctcctttgagtagagggggaggaag
This genomic interval carries:
- the Sra1 gene encoding steroid receptor RNA activator 1, whose product is MAELYVKPGNKERGWNDPPQFSYGLQTQTGGPKRTPLTKRIAAPQDGSPRAPETSGPPPVDHLPPSSKASRPPPMGSSPATGVECTAVNLALRMTIEPRHFFESLLSSQKVTYSVPSASPEGKRFGRNMYRPEKAKGLASCPLLSLV